From a region of the Desulfovibrio legallii genome:
- a CDS encoding helix-turn-helix domain-containing protein, with product MKDTAASWINDIIYISFKRLSLFDFCNNLYSFLRMYMDISCVGVYSFFDSTITQLFKYEPFADSEQTQKIIPVTTALLREIYVKLSESGQLHKVLFCESDKPGPEAAILALLRERSGCCLHLPLDYGDLLGGFRFINLYADQAGVYTAEQRRLCETLRLPLRNALTDALQRRECAQAGLEMRQPVCPVLQESAAPYGSSFKTLNEWTAEYIRAVIRHTNGRISGKNGAAALLGLPPTTLWSKMRKLKIHPRQQ from the coding sequence ATGAAAGACACTGCAGCGTCTTGGATAAATGACATTATTTATATTTCATTTAAGAGACTTTCATTATTTGACTTTTGTAATAATCTTTATTCATTCTTGCGTATGTATATGGATATATCTTGTGTTGGGGTATACAGCTTTTTTGACAGCACTATAACACAGCTTTTCAAGTATGAACCGTTTGCCGATAGTGAACAGACACAAAAAATTATTCCTGTCACCACAGCACTTCTGCGTGAGATATATGTAAAACTCTCTGAATCTGGGCAATTGCACAAGGTATTGTTTTGTGAAAGTGATAAACCAGGGCCGGAAGCCGCCATACTGGCCCTGTTGCGCGAGCGTTCTGGCTGTTGCCTGCATTTGCCGCTGGATTATGGAGATCTGCTTGGCGGCTTTCGTTTTATTAATCTCTATGCGGACCAAGCCGGCGTTTATACTGCAGAGCAGCGTCGCCTGTGCGAGACCCTGCGCCTTCCTCTGCGCAATGCGCTCACAGATGCGTTGCAGCGCAGGGAGTGCGCCCAGGCGGGACTGGAGATGCGGCAGCCCGTGTGCCCGGTGCTGCAGGAAAGCGCCGCCCCTTATGGCTCTTCATTTAAGACGCTGAACGAGTGGACGGCGGAGTATATCCGCGCGGTCATCCGCCACACCAACGGGCGGATCAGCGGCAAGAACGGCGCGGCCG
- a CDS encoding ribonuclease HII, with protein sequence MAGLDEAGRGCLAGPVVAAAVILPPLFDLPGLTDSKACTARTRERLAPRIRQCATAWGLGVVWPARIDRINILQATFEAMCRAVRCLRHPPALLCIDGNHTLPSALLAAHWVRGHGAHAPLPRQQALVRGDARVPAISAASILAKTYRDALMAHLDRRWPGYGFAAHKGYGTKEHLAALRRLGPCPQHRLTFAGVLPAAPGPAQGSLL encoded by the coding sequence ATGGCCGGACTGGACGAAGCCGGACGCGGCTGCCTGGCCGGGCCGGTGGTGGCGGCGGCCGTCATCCTGCCTCCGCTTTTCGATTTGCCGGGCCTGACCGACTCCAAGGCCTGCACGGCCCGCACGCGGGAGCGGCTGGCCCCGCGCATCCGACAGTGTGCCACGGCCTGGGGTCTGGGCGTGGTCTGGCCCGCGCGCATCGACCGCATCAACATCCTGCAGGCCACTTTTGAAGCCATGTGCCGGGCTGTGCGCTGCCTGCGCCACCCTCCGGCTCTGCTTTGCATCGACGGCAACCACACGCTGCCGTCGGCCCTGCTGGCTGCCCATTGGGTCAGGGGCCACGGCGCGCACGCGCCCCTGCCGCGCCAGCAGGCCCTTGTGCGCGGCGATGCCCGCGTGCCGGCCATTTCCGCCGCATCCATTCTGGCCAAAACCTACAGGGACGCCCTCATGGCGCACCTGGACCGCCGCTGGCCGGGCTACGGTTTTGCCGCGCACAAAGGCTACGGCACCAAGGAGCATCTGGCGGCCTTGCGCCGCCTGGGCCCCTGCCCCCAGCACCGGCTGACCTTTGCCGGAGTGCTGCCCGCAGCCCCAGGCCCTGCCCAGGGGAGCCTGCTCTGA
- the trmD gene encoding tRNA (guanosine(37)-N1)-methyltransferase TrmD has product MPCFHLVSLFPEFFTSPLSAGLLGRARAAGVVSFAFHDPRQHSMDKHRHVDDRPYGGGPGMVMQADPLASTLRAIPRPGRMLLLTPGGRPFTQAKARSLATEENLTLICGRYEGIDARLADLFPLEPVSVGEAVLNGGETAALAVVEAVARLVPGFMGKEASGEEESFAHGLLEYPHYTRPENLEGLAVPPVLLSGDHKQIARWRRQQAVRATLAVRPDLLQTAPLTREDALTLADTPRLRPGRNLSLCLLHAPVWLDEKKTGVSSLTNLDIHDIARLSRSYALDALYVVTPLRDQLQMLETVVRHWTREATSPGHADRAEALGLVRSAASLQEAVALQTARYGQRPRVVGSSALWPAPQKGVPEEPPLTPPTVRQWCAAGPVMLCLGTARGLAPEALAQCDGVLRPLRYLGYNHLSVRSAAAILTDRILGDYY; this is encoded by the coding sequence ATGCCGTGCTTCCACCTGGTTTCGCTTTTTCCGGAATTTTTTACTTCCCCCCTGTCCGCCGGGCTGCTGGGCCGGGCGCGTGCAGCGGGCGTGGTGAGTTTTGCCTTTCACGACCCGCGCCAGCACAGTATGGACAAACACCGCCATGTGGACGACCGCCCCTACGGCGGCGGCCCCGGCATGGTCATGCAGGCCGACCCCCTGGCCAGCACCCTGCGCGCCATTCCCCGGCCGGGCCGGATGCTGCTCCTGACCCCCGGCGGACGCCCCTTCACCCAGGCAAAGGCCCGCTCCCTGGCTACGGAAGAAAACCTGACCCTGATCTGCGGCCGCTATGAGGGCATTGACGCCCGCCTGGCGGATCTCTTTCCCCTGGAGCCGGTCAGTGTGGGCGAAGCCGTGCTCAACGGCGGCGAAACCGCGGCCCTGGCCGTGGTGGAGGCCGTGGCCCGGCTGGTGCCGGGTTTTATGGGCAAGGAAGCCTCAGGCGAGGAAGAAAGTTTTGCCCACGGCCTGCTGGAATATCCCCACTACACCCGGCCAGAGAATCTGGAAGGGCTTGCCGTGCCCCCTGTACTGCTCAGCGGCGACCACAAACAGATTGCCCGCTGGCGACGGCAACAGGCTGTGCGCGCTACCCTGGCCGTTCGGCCAGACCTGCTCCAAACGGCACCCCTGACCCGTGAAGACGCCCTGACCCTGGCCGATACCCCCCGCCTCCGCCCCGGGCGCAATCTTTCCCTTTGCCTGCTGCACGCCCCGGTCTGGCTGGATGAGAAAAAAACCGGCGTTTCCTCTTTGACAAATCTGGACATTCACGATATAGCCCGTCTTTCCCGCAGCTATGCTCTGGACGCGCTCTATGTGGTCACCCCTCTGCGCGACCAGCTGCAGATGCTGGAAACGGTTGTGCGCCACTGGACGCGGGAGGCCACAAGCCCTGGGCACGCGGACCGGGCGGAGGCCCTTGGGCTGGTACGTTCTGCCGCTTCACTGCAAGAAGCCGTGGCCCTGCAGACGGCCCGGTACGGGCAGCGCCCCAGGGTGGTGGGCAGTTCCGCGCTGTGGCCCGCTCCCCAAAAAGGCGTGCCGGAGGAACCGCCCCTGACGCCGCCAACTGTGCGGCAGTGGTGCGCGGCAGGCCCGGTCATGCTTTGCCTGGGCACGGCCAGAGGGCTCGCGCCGGAAGCGCTTGCCCAGTGCGACGGCGTATTGCGCCCCTTGCGTTACCTGGGCTACAACCACCTTTCGGTACGCAGCGCGGCCGCCATTTTGACCGACAGGATTTTAGGCGACTATTATTGA
- a CDS encoding YraN family protein: protein MPGSRFFSLSRLWKRTTKAAPQAAHLRLGQEGEDAAAELLTRKGFALLDRNWRLGRLELDLVCRDGDTLVFVEVKTRANAAHGGPAAALTPAKQRHLYRAAAAWLTAHEAWDQPCRFDLVCALRQGADLYLEHCPHAFVCPPSLDRGHAPWQPW, encoded by the coding sequence ATGCCCGGCAGCCGGTTTTTCTCCCTGTCGCGCCTTTGGAAGCGGACCACCAAGGCCGCCCCACAGGCCGCGCACCTGCGCCTGGGGCAGGAAGGCGAAGACGCGGCGGCAGAACTGCTCACGCGCAAGGGTTTTGCCCTGCTGGACCGTAACTGGCGACTGGGCAGGCTGGAGCTGGACCTGGTCTGCCGCGACGGCGACACCCTGGTTTTTGTAGAAGTGAAAACCCGCGCCAATGCGGCGCACGGCGGCCCGGCCGCAGCCCTCACACCGGCCAAGCAGCGCCATCTTTACCGCGCCGCCGCGGCCTGGCTCACGGCCCACGAGGCCTGGGACCAGCCCTGCCGTTTTGACTTGGTCTGCGCCCTGCGCCAGGGCGCGGACCTCTACCTGGAGCACTGCCCCCATGCCTTTGTCTGCCCCCCGTCTCTGGATCGTGGCCACGCCCCTTGGCAACCCTGGTGA
- the rplS gene encoding 50S ribosomal protein L19, translated as MDILKQIERENMRMDMPAFRSGDTVKVHLRIVEGEKERIQIFQGNVIRIKRGTTNATFTVRKVSDGVGVERIFPMNSPFIDHVELITQGRVRRSRLYYLRDLKGKAARIKPRGRF; from the coding sequence ATGGACATCTTGAAACAGATCGAACGTGAAAACATGCGCATGGACATGCCCGCCTTTCGCTCCGGCGATACGGTAAAGGTGCATTTGCGCATTGTGGAAGGCGAAAAAGAACGCATCCAGATCTTCCAGGGCAACGTCATCCGCATCAAGCGCGGCACCACCAACGCCACCTTTACGGTACGCAAAGTTTCCGACGGCGTGGGCGTGGAGCGCATTTTCCCCATGAATTCGCCCTTTATCGACCATGTGGAGCTGATCACCCAGGGCCGGGTGCGCCGCAGCCGCCTCTACTACCTGCGCGACCTCAAGGGCAAAGCCGCCCGCATCAAGCCCCGCGGCCGTTTCTGA